A single Candidatus Pacearchaeota archaeon DNA region contains:
- a CDS encoding Maf family protein, with protein sequence MKKIVLASTSPRRKEILLKTGLSFDIQESNYEEDMNLQMSPGELSEYLSLGKAKSVTDKNNDAIVIAADTFVVYNNKCLGKPKTEVLAREMLNMLNGRENNIITGVTIIDTSNNHMVSFHETTKVFMKKMSPETIEAYIKTGEPLERAGGYSIQDMGAILIEKIDGDFFNAMGLPINRLAEELKNFGIKIL encoded by the coding sequence ATGAAGAAAATTGTTTTAGCATCAACTTCTCCTCGTAGAAAAGAGATTCTTTTAAAAACTGGTCTTTCTTTTGACATTCAGGAAAGTAATTATGAAGAGGACATGAATTTACAGATGTCTCCTGGAGAACTTTCAGAATATCTTTCTTTAGGTAAGGCGAAGTCGGTTACCGACAAAAACAATGATGCAATAGTTATTGCCGCTGATACTTTTGTTGTTTATAATAATAAATGTTTAGGTAAGCCTAAAACAGAAGTATTAGCTAGGGAAATGTTAAATATGTTAAACGGAAGAGAAAACAATATTATTACAGGTGTTACAATTATTGATACTAGTAATAATCACATGGTTTCCTTTCATGAAACAACCAAAGTTTTTATGAAGAAAATGTCTCCAGAAACGATAGAGGCCTATATCAAAACTGGCGAACCACTAGAACGAGCTGGCGGATATTCTATTCAAGATATGGGAGCTATTCTGATAGAAAAAATTGATGGTGACTTTTTTAATGCAATGGGTTTACCAATAAATAGACTTGCAGAAGAATTAAAAAATTTTGGAATTAAAATTTTATAA